From Anaeromicrobium sediminis, a single genomic window includes:
- a CDS encoding TasA family protein, translating to MNRKVLLSMLLIGVLMFGVGMGTYAYFTSVATSENNLFETGTLEIGDINTMDQVTIAASSTGIYPGWTSGVKTINVNNNGTLELQYRMSVSQFNDTAIDSLPASMNTLLYDGATPLQVSINGGTPQNINALGVNGFVNLGTIPANQSGTFTIEFSLPTAANNLYKNATGDFDFLFEATQVGNNAYTESGL from the coding sequence ATGAACAGAAAGGTTTTACTTAGTATGTTGTTAATTGGTGTATTAATGTTTGGAGTAGGTATGGGAACATACGCATACTTTACTAGTGTAGCAACAAGTGAAAATAACTTATTTGAAACAGGAACATTGGAAATTGGTGACATAAATACGATGGATCAGGTAACAATAGCTGCTAGTAGCACAGGTATATACCCAGGATGGACATCTGGGGTAAAAACAATTAATGTAAATAATAATGGTACTTTAGAGCTTCAATATAGAATGAGTGTTTCACAATTTAATGATACAGCTATAGACAGTCTGCCAGCAAGCATGAATACTCTGTTATATGATGGAGCTACTCCACTTCAAGTAAGTATAAATGGTGGTACTCCTCAAAATATTAATGCACTTGGAGTAAACGGATTTGTTAATTTAGGAACTATACCAGCTAACCAATCTGGTACTTTTACAATTGAATTTAGTCTGCCAACAGCAGCAAACAATTTATATAAAAATGCAACAGGAGATTTTGATTTCTTATTTGAAGCAACTCAAGTAGGAAATAACGCTTATACTGAAAGTGGTCTATAA
- a CDS encoding TasA family protein — protein MKHKVALTFIAVMLVCMLAGMGTYAWFTSTTTSQDNVFEAGTVDLGISEIPQPLFATEYDDPNYDDEYGVGEWYPGLSVNGRSLRIVNNGTLTARICAVSADMDTFVNPKNNPDAENEFADKMTIIITKGDYVCFRGKLSELLAAPQELTYTKEGETKSIKVSPGLEAELDFEAIMSEKAGNAIQGVSATVDLILYGTQDDDAAVDELLNP, from the coding sequence GTGAAACATAAGGTAGCACTTACATTTATTGCAGTTATGTTGGTATGTATGCTAGCAGGAATGGGAACATATGCCTGGTTTACTAGTACAACAACTAGTCAAGACAATGTATTTGAAGCAGGAACTGTAGATTTGGGTATTTCGGAAATTCCTCAACCATTATTTGCAACTGAGTATGATGATCCAAATTATGATGATGAATATGGGGTGGGCGAATGGTATCCAGGGCTAAGTGTTAATGGTAGAAGTTTGAGAATAGTAAACAATGGAACTCTTACAGCGCGCATTTGTGCTGTATCAGCTGACATGGACACATTTGTCAATCCTAAAAATAACCCAGATGCTGAAAATGAGTTTGCTGATAAAATGACTATAATTATAACGAAGGGTGACTATGTTTGCTTTAGAGGAAAATTAAGTGAATTATTAGCAGCGCCACAAGAATTAACTTACACTAAAGAGGGTGAAACTAAATCCATAAAAGTTAGTCCTGGCCTAGAAGCAGAATTAGATTTTGAAGCAATAATGAGTGAGAAGGCTGGTAATGCTATACAAGGGGTTAGTGCAACAGTGGACTTAATCCTGTATGGAACTCAAGATGATGATGCAGCAGTTGATGAGTTATTAAATCCGTAA
- a CDS encoding signal peptidase I, whose protein sequence is MTRTILKWIGNIMTGFLVLLIFLALFTMIQGKRNPTYIPSIVGYKLLSVLTGSMRPVLEPGDMIVIKEINPEDIKEKDVITYRMNKDTLVTHRVVEIINEDGNLLFRTKGDANNTEDFELIKSEQIIGTLSFNIPKGGYISNFAKSPKGFVLFILVPIILLIAYELKSILLELGKDEKDNKDNPNPKDNMGV, encoded by the coding sequence ATGACAAGAACAATATTAAAATGGATTGGCAATATTATGACTGGTTTTTTGGTGCTGCTTATTTTCCTGGCTTTATTTACCATGATTCAAGGAAAGAGGAATCCAACATATATTCCTTCGATTGTGGGATATAAGCTATTATCTGTACTGACAGGTAGTATGAGGCCAGTACTTGAACCGGGAGATATGATTGTCATTAAAGAAATAAATCCAGAAGATATAAAGGAAAAAGATGTAATTACCTATAGAATGAACAAAGATACATTAGTTACCCATAGGGTAGTAGAAATAATAAATGAAGATGGAAATCTACTATTTAGAACAAAGGGAGATGCAAACAATACAGAGGACTTTGAATTGATTAAAAGCGAGCAAATAATAGGAACATTATCCTTTAATATTCCTAAAGGAGGATATATATCTAATTTTGCTAAAAGTCCAAAGGGATTTGTATTATTTATCCTAGTACCTATTATTTTATTAATTGCCTATGAGCTAAAAAGCATATTGCTGGAATTGGGAAAAGATGAAAAGGATAACAAAGATAACCCAAATCCAAAAGATAATATGGGAGTATAG
- a CDS encoding S-layer homology domain-containing protein yields MKKLYRHLSITILILIMIFGLLPLENILVYAADEEKVVDLYIQGEKSRGGPIFHQSGDIGNGLWYPGKTESGILRIHNNYSDKMKITNLGMTMSLEYVNGKTVTPAIEEEYGKNMKLQIRQGKMLVFKGTVYDGDFNDMQKNPALENPVEIEVNDDLDLEYTVHMEERAGNNMQGLKATVDFIINSVHNNTTHTSSSGGGSKKSEDVKEHWSHDCIKTLLAKGIINGYPSIKLHPETSMTRAEVAVVLANSLKLKPVNRFFSGYVDALPKWARGHIIAVSDAGVFKGYPGFLFKPNENITREEIATVLIRAFNIKRDKNIMLQFTDGEDISDWAIEYVKTGVEKGMLVGYSDNTFKPQNNITRAEAFTIICKILGYHDEHKK; encoded by the coding sequence GTGAAAAAATTATATAGACATTTATCAATCACTATACTAATTCTTATCATGATTTTTGGACTTTTACCTTTAGAAAATATACTTGTATATGCAGCAGATGAAGAGAAAGTAGTAGATTTATATATTCAAGGAGAAAAAAGTAGAGGTGGTCCAATTTTTCATCAATCGGGAGATATAGGAAATGGACTTTGGTATCCTGGAAAGACGGAAAGTGGCATTTTAAGAATACATAATAATTACTCAGACAAGATGAAAATAACAAATTTAGGTATGACTATGAGTTTGGAATATGTAAATGGAAAAACTGTTACTCCTGCCATAGAAGAAGAGTACGGAAAAAATATGAAACTTCAGATTAGACAGGGGAAAATGCTTGTATTTAAAGGCACTGTATATGATGGTGATTTTAATGATATGCAAAAAAATCCAGCATTAGAAAATCCAGTAGAGATAGAAGTGAATGATGATTTAGATTTAGAATACACAGTACATATGGAAGAGCGAGCAGGAAACAATATGCAGGGGTTAAAGGCTACAGTGGACTTTATTATAAACTCAGTCCATAATAATACAACTCACACTAGTAGTAGTGGAGGAGGAAGTAAAAAAAGCGAGGATGTAAAAGAACATTGGTCCCATGACTGTATTAAAACCTTATTAGCTAAAGGCATAATTAATGGCTATCCTAGTATAAAACTTCACCCAGAGACTAGTATGACTAGGGCAGAGGTTGCTGTGGTACTGGCAAATTCGTTAAAACTAAAACCTGTAAACAGATTCTTCTCAGGATATGTGGACGCCCTTCCTAAATGGGCCAGAGGTCATATAATTGCCGTATCGGATGCAGGTGTATTTAAGGGATATCCAGGATTTTTGTTCAAACCAAATGAAAACATAACCCGTGAAGAAATAGCTACCGTATTAATAAGAGCCTTTAATATAAAACGAGACAAAAATATAATGCTTCAATTCACAGATGGAGAAGACATATCAGATTGGGCAATTGAATATGTAAAAACTGGAGTAGAAAAGGGCATGTTAGTAGGCTACTCAGACAATACTTTTAAACCTCAAAATAATATAACAAGGGCAGAAGCCTTTACTATAATCTGTAAAATATTAGGTTATCACGATGAACACAAAAAGTAA